The following coding sequences are from one Streptomyces dengpaensis window:
- a CDS encoding RNA-binding protein: MDEYALPTGPEVPAADRVRQSWAATVAALPVGARIEGEVIGRQRFGVFIQIDGMPEAVGLAEVGSMPHDMELPAMGAEVTGTVVWHADHNHQVKIKLDEWDRPE; encoded by the coding sequence ATGGATGAATACGCGTTGCCTACAGGTCCCGAGGTGCCGGCTGCGGACAGGGTTCGGCAGAGCTGGGCAGCAACCGTCGCGGCGCTGCCTGTGGGGGCCCGCATCGAAGGAGAGGTCATCGGCCGCCAGCGATTCGGCGTCTTCATCCAGATTGATGGCATGCCCGAAGCCGTGGGACTGGCTGAGGTCGGCAGCATGCCGCATGACATGGAGCTGCCCGCCATGGGGGCTGAAGTCACAGGCACGGTCGTCTGGCATGCAGACCACAACCATCAGGTAAAGATCAAGCTGGACGAGTGGGACCGGCCTGAATGA